A region from the Methanolacinia paynteri genome encodes:
- the hisI gene encoding phosphoribosyl-AMP cyclohydrolase: MKINFDDNGLVPVIAQDADSMEVLMLAYANQDAVNKTVATGYAHYYSRSRGKIWKKGEESGNVQEIVRILVDCDEDTLVYQVRQKGKGACHTGYEKCFYRTIDGEVVAKKMFDPGLIYKKNDKKLKSP, encoded by the coding sequence CTGAAAATAAATTTTGACGATAACGGCCTTGTTCCTGTGATTGCACAGGATGCGGATTCAATGGAAGTCCTGATGCTTGCATATGCAAATCAGGATGCAGTTAATAAGACAGTCGCCACGGGTTATGCACATTATTATTCCCGGAGCCGGGGAAAGATCTGGAAGAAAGGCGAAGAGAGTGGCAATGTCCAGGAGATTGTGAGGATACTTGTCGACTGCGATGAGGATACCCTCGTCTACCAGGTCAGGCAGAAGGGAAAGGGCGCATGCCATACAGGCTATGAAAAGTGTTTTTACAGGACAATAGACGGTGAAGTGGTGGCAAAAAAGATGTTTGATCCTGGTTTGATTTATAAAAAGAATGACAAAAAATTAAAATCTCCGTAA
- a CDS encoding PINc/VapC family ATPase: MKLVPDTSVVIDGRITSMIQDSGEYKGATIIVPEAVIAELEAQANQGREIGFSGLTELQELSKLAEEGIIEIKYVGERPSLDQVKLASGGEIDALIRKVALEHEDALFITSDIVQSEVAKAKGINVLYLKPQIGEFSPLTIDNYFDENTLAVFLKERTKPVAKKGTLRDSKIIYLREEPLSEYELKHMSQEILERAKRDPDGFIELEKRGITIVQIGSMRISISRRPFSDGMEITAVRPIVERSLNDYKMAEVIGKKLSGGKRGIIITGAPGTGKTTLAQSAAVFLSEKGSVVKTMEAPRDIQVPDKITQYTALEGSMENTAEVMLLIRPDFVIFDELRKNVDFRVFADMRLAGVGMVGVVHATNAGDALQRFLGRVEFGVINQVIDTIVLVKDGEIAAVYDLVFDFKVPEFIPDEDDELSIRPVISVVNYSTGKVESEIFRYDGETILISEKATELSEPAKQPEPEKEAAGGDISMRLVEREIQREIGRFTAGKIIVSMQNENKAVVYIDDKDVPAAIGKGGKNVASIVNKLSIGIDIRPMSEYSSEVQPKKEADYDKPVLMPAAGDAGKKDGLDIRIDRKNLIVSSPENRGKIVDVFGGKEYLFTATVNDDGEIHMSKNNSIAQEMIRRYNDGEEIRLRPV, translated from the coding sequence ATGAAACTTGTACCAGATACCAGCGTCGTTATAGACGGACGCATCACCTCGATGATTCAGGATTCGGGTGAATATAAAGGGGCCACAATAATTGTTCCGGAGGCCGTAATAGCAGAATTGGAGGCGCAGGCAAACCAGGGTCGAGAAATCGGTTTCAGCGGTCTTACCGAGCTTCAGGAACTTTCAAAACTGGCAGAAGAAGGGATTATAGAGATTAAATATGTGGGCGAGAGACCCAGTCTTGATCAGGTAAAACTGGCAAGCGGGGGAGAGATCGATGCTTTAATCCGAAAGGTCGCTCTTGAGCACGAAGACGCCCTGTTTATAACATCGGATATAGTTCAGTCCGAGGTCGCAAAAGCCAAGGGGATTAATGTATTATACCTAAAACCCCAGATCGGGGAATTCTCACCTCTGACGATCGATAACTATTTCGATGAGAATACCCTGGCGGTCTTTTTAAAAGAGAGAACGAAGCCGGTGGCAAAGAAGGGAACACTCCGCGACAGCAAAATCATCTATCTCAGGGAAGAGCCTCTCTCCGAATATGAACTGAAACACATGTCCCAGGAGATACTTGAGAGGGCAAAGAGAGATCCCGACGGATTCATCGAACTCGAGAAGAGAGGGATAACTATCGTTCAGATAGGCTCGATGCGTATATCCATCTCCAGGAGGCCGTTCTCAGACGGCATGGAGATTACAGCGGTAAGGCCTATCGTCGAAAGGTCGCTTAACGACTACAAGATGGCCGAAGTTATCGGGAAGAAGCTTTCCGGAGGAAAGAGAGGAATTATTATCACCGGAGCTCCGGGTACGGGAAAGACTACTCTTGCCCAGAGTGCAGCGGTATTCCTGTCTGAAAAGGGTTCTGTTGTCAAGACGATGGAGGCACCCAGAGATATCCAGGTCCCTGACAAAATTACGCAGTACACGGCACTCGAGGGAAGCATGGAGAATACCGCAGAGGTCATGCTCCTGATAAGGCCGGATTTCGTCATATTCGATGAACTCAGGAAAAATGTTGATTTCAGGGTATTTGCAGATATGCGGCTTGCAGGTGTAGGCATGGTGGGCGTCGTGCACGCAACAAATGCCGGGGATGCCCTGCAGAGATTCCTTGGAAGGGTTGAATTCGGTGTAATCAACCAGGTGATCGATACAATCGTTCTTGTAAAAGACGGTGAGATCGCAGCAGTTTATGACCTCGTCTTTGATTTCAAAGTGCCCGAATTCATACCTGACGAGGATGACGAACTGTCGATAAGGCCTGTAATATCGGTTGTCAATTACTCCACGGGAAAGGTCGAGTCCGAGATCTTCAGGTATGACGGTGAGACCATATTGATCTCCGAAAAAGCAACCGAGTTGTCCGAACCGGCAAAACAGCCGGAACCGGAGAAGGAAGCGGCAGGCGGAGATATCTCCATGAGGCTTGTGGAGAGAGAGATCCAGAGAGAGATCGGCCGTTTTACTGCAGGAAAGATCATCGTCTCCATGCAGAATGAGAATAAGGCGGTCGTTTATATCGACGACAAGGATGTTCCTGCTGCAATCGGAAAGGGCGGGAAAAATGTCGCCTCTATCGTCAATAAACTTAGTATCGGTATCGATATCCGGCCGATGAGCGAATATTCGTCGGAAGTTCAGCCGAAGAAGGAGGCCGATTATGACAAACCCGTTCTTATGCCTGCAGCAGGGGATGCCGGTAAAAAGGACGGTCTTGATATCCGCATCGACAGGAAGAATCTTATCGTAAGTTCTCCTGAGAACAGGGGAAAGATCGTGGATGTTTTCGGAGGTAAGGAGTACCTCTTCACCGCCACAGTGAATGATGACGGCGAGATCCATATGTCCAAAAACAACAGTATCGCACAGGAAATGATACGCAGGTATAATGACGGAGAAGAGATCAGGCTGAGGCCTGTATAA